The sequence tcaattatactgtcatgttcccaaaatgtacgtatcaccctgacccaaaagtaggcttaactaacaaatgaaagaacatgtataatactcttgagatcgaacctacccatatcaggattaaggtcatttgatctaggatcaacaactgatattgaattggatagatattatggtaagttttaatatatctaatcaaagttcaatatcggtcccttccgatgtatactccatacatccgatactggtaaactttgccaatgtcctggaaaggacataacacttttccaaggtgtaagaatacgtatcgctgattataccatgtcagtctaaatccagtgttctgacaaatcagggaataaacttttgaacatataattaagattatattccactgtgctgacaacactataatctttaacaaactcatatgttctggacttaaaaagaattcatacattatatacatataatcatgaaataaatcatgtgaaccatgcaacataaaatgttatttctgatctttattaataagtaaatctgattatattgaattgagttttatttagggcacaaaacccaacaaaaaccattggttttactttgtgacaacactggagcaatagccaatagtgaagagcctcgaagccataagagaagcaaacacattgagagAATATACCACATCATCATGGAATATGTAGTAAGAAGGGACGTACTGGTAGAAAAAGTTGATactgaagacaacttagctgatccatttaccaaaatCTTGATAGTCactacatttgaaaagcacatAACAAATCTAGGATTAactgaaatgtactgattgttttatgttagtgcaagtgggagtttgttggattttgtgccctaaataaaactctatttcaatgtaatctttttatattcatttatctataaagaaacaaatttatttcattatttgtttaatgtgttatttggttcacgtgtttatttcatgatcatttgtttgataaataaattcatctgaatccttatcacattgatattcttgtttattgtaatttcaacacagtgaaaagtaatcaagattgtgtgattaaatgtattcctacgatttatcagtacacaagaTTTAACTGATAGAATAATCTGCAATgcagtttacttgcaccttgaataagtgctatgtcctttccagggcattggttaaagtaagcttgggttggatgtgtGGTGTATGCAtcaaaagggaccgatattgaacttggataagatataataaacttaccgtaatatttatgtaatttaatatcacctagttgatcttagatcaaatgatctcaatcctgagatggttgggttctagttcagttgtattatttatgttctttaatctgttcgttaaagtcgactaatggatcttctcgtgacatatagaGTAAGGACatcatagttcaattgagtgggaacgctaatcatagacatggaatctatagcttctatgtggacatagaagtgaaatgatgatttccttcgaacttggcttaatagagataaatggttgagtactcatttaagTAATtgtattagtttactgaaatatcatttataggtagctaagtgttttaaggataaaatacattgaagggtgtaacggtaaatttgtccctactcgatgtagatcatctgtagaggatcattgattattaggattataacaatggataattcataacgtatctatatcgtggaacatatagagtgctctatataattaagagtgcaattctgaatctatagtggtgcaaggagaaattaataagttagagaatttacttggtaaattctagagctacttattggaagcttgattatataggcccattgtCCTCACACTAGGTGAGACAATaatgtttgtaagactcatttaattggttttaattaatcaattataattcttaaattatactatgtcttatttatgaattttcactaagcaatgacttaattgtgaagaaaaaagattttagggtttacttgttaattaagagactttgtaaagtctaactaataaataagataaatgacaattttatttgataattaattataattattaaataaataattttggcatttataagattaaaattaaaaaaaaatatggcatttgtaaaataaaagataaatagttgaaaaaaatgacaaaattataACTACTGGGACCCATTTACATGGACGACCACTTAAGGCTTATTTTTGCTATtagtttatcatttttttattccatataatttaatcatAACCCTAGGTGAAATAGTTTAAAAGGAATAagatggtctcattatccaataATCTCTAATAACCTAGTTTACAATCTGTCAGACAACTAGAGCTCTTGAGATCTCCTTCTTCCTTCTTCTATTTTGAaatctccttcattgttcttcattaAATTTCGAGCCTATAGTGAGTGAGTGCATGCTCACCCATAGCAAGtctagtactcaatcatagtgcctAAGACTATGAAGAATCCAACACTTGAAGGAGAATCGGActaagatcttgataatacctAGCGACAAAAAgtaacaagggttagagatctgagtgggaggagtcatatattccgctgcaatcaatgtaaggttacttaaactttatatgtgtttaaattctactattttagaaattcatatttaggatgttaataaacatacttgttagtaaatctagatcctggtaaaatatatcccaACAATAAAcgtataaataaacaaataaatgaaaTCAAAGCTTCGAAAagtaaaaaacaaaagaaaaaaaaatctcgaatgaatcaaaaaataataaatgtattgattataaattttgaatgtaaaaagaataaataagtaagtaatACACAATATTTACTTATCAAATATAACTCACAATCAATTATTAATATTtctaatacaaaaataaaataaaaaattatttgaactcCAGAATTGTTATGAAATGTAAATGTTAATGATATATAAAATGGGAATTTTTTTTCATACAGCTTTATTTTGGTAAAAATTTACTTATTTTGCTCTcatatacaaaattaaaaaaaaaaaaaaactcaattttttttcttcaaaaatacaATCTCTACAATAACCTTTTCAAAATGGCTTTTCCAAATATTTATATCTGAAATCACCATGAACTCACCCAAATAATTCAAGATCTACTCCATAATCGACGTAGCTTCTCCAAACAACACCACTAACAATGTAGAAGCTTTTTTTGATCACCATGAATGTCGACGAGAAGCTTTTACCGACCACCATGAACTCCGGCAAGAAGCTTTTTCCGATCAGCCATGACAGCACGACCAACGATAGAGATTTCCATGAAAAGTTGACGAGAGAAGATCACGATTGAGGCAGATCTCCCTGAACGCTTAATTACTTGCCAAATTTTCTAGGTTTTTCTTAGTTAAAACAAATTTAATATTGATTAGTATGTttgctttaattattttcttaatcaattattgttgtttagttgattcacatatattggtggTTTTAGTTCAtagattttagtattttttcggtatttttcaaaaatctgGGATGAAAACCAGTGAATTGAAGTTTCTGGGAAGTATAATGAGAATAATGAGTgtgttttaaaatttcaaaataaaattatgttgtTTTAACGTTGttgtcatgttttttttttttttgttgtccaTGATCCTGAAATAAAAGATGTACAAAACATACAATAATAACACAAGATTAATGAGAAATTGatataactttattattaagaacaataaataatgaaataaagaaataattgtGTTCAATacaagagaaaaaaatattgtatcaTAACATCTTGACTCATCCTATCTAAAAatgattaaattattattcagtAGGATTAATCTTTCCATAATTGTTAACATTAAGATGAAAGTATAAacataaatttcaaaatataaaaaaagaataaaaaaattattttcttgttgTTGTGAAGCTTCGTTTGCTATTTTGTAACATCTTATCTTcaacttgaaaatattatgataaacTAAGTTATTTTCAACTTTTAGTAAAATATGTTATGAATTGTTTACACTATACTATCAAAAAATAGAAGGTACCAATACTTTAAATATTTTCCTTCATAACTAAGTTgttatttaatatttctaaaGTAGATCAAAGAAAATTCATACTGAAAAGTAGTTGATTTGAATAAATTGGTACAtataattcatatttagaaaaatagtgATACATTTAAGGTCATTTACTGATTAGTGTCATGAATAGTTATTTATACGTTGTTCTCATGTATTAAAATGGTTGCttaacaatattaaaaaattgatacacTAGTTTCAGGTATGGAAACTCTGTAAATTTTGGTACAGAGCAATGATAATTGGGATAACAACAAATACTATGTTGATTACGAAGTAGAGAATTAATATCAAAAGATTATACTTTTGCTGAACTAGTGCAGATAATGATGGAGGAACTACAATGCAACTTCGAAAACAACtcaaaaataactaaaataccaACTGAAGGAAGCTTGCCAACCACTCCAAGTCAAGGATGACAAAAATTTGTTGTTTTACATAAAGCTATTAACTAAGTAAACCGATTTTACATGGTATCCAGTGTGTGTGAACACATTCAGCAACACAGAAACATAATCATTTTTGGCAGCTACCCAAATAATAGTGTGCAACAATGTGATAATGACAGAAAGTGACAATGACTCAGTACACTCAGATGTGCAGcaacttgaaaataatagaACAACAATAATTCAACAACTTTTATCTGCTCCACGGGGGGGATCGATTTCAAACGATATTATTTTGGGTGATACTGGCACTTTGACAGCAGGATAAACCATACAGCAACAAGAAAGCAACCAAAAACAAACCCCCGAGGAAActgaataatgaaaaaataaagacaATAACGATATCATGAAGAAGCTTAACTTAAaagtgttagagattttattacaatggaagaaaatcaagacatTACAACACTATTGCAATATAATACAAGGATCaccaaagagattaaataaatgttacaaaaacataatatacaacatatatacactatatatattatatattagaaatatagaagaagataagaacacatgtaatataaaatatgtatatatatataacaagagaataatatatatacactcactcacaaccttgagtgtagattagtagggatcaccatgacttgaacaaggtattacacctttgtccaaaagcttatttccccctatctccaagcactaagggaactctctaggaaatagctttgggaattatcaagccttttagggttttctagcaatgtgctttcttgatagaaaacttcatctccaaaatgagcaccttagacctctttatatagtgtttaggatatcatcaccatttgaaattcaaactcataactccatagatgttatggactcaaatgtaactcctatacacaccataactcctatagcattaagaatttcaaattaagatgtgtaacatctttttacactcttaatgttggtgatgatggtggaggttactcatagtaacaagtaactcCCAAATGTTccaaaaagatgacaactaatatacattgtcatatgttacatattattagtttattacacatatttaatctatatattatattattataaataatataacaatcccccactagattaaatattatctctttagtaacaaacttgtaacttttgtaacatttatttaatcaatcaaaaatattatatcaaaatataacattcccccactttgattgaataaatacacacttttaaagaagtcttgcttaggtgcattaggtaaaatgtctttcgacttgaattttaccttagtgtagttaccacaaagtttgatgaaattttggttgccgtagcattgaaccactattcctttagtacaaaccggtgataacacacacaccctcgctaatgctcacttgagaccgcatgtctcgctcttgcaccgttaatggccatgtgtaaaattccaattcatggactctctagagaatactcccaattctcataagaggcggcaccacctctagcccatataggtggagttttagtctctcaccactctttagacacttcttaagcttaagtgagttttcttaagcttaagctccattaaaaaacctttcgattttaaccctcaatttttaTAACATGTACTCATTCATAGgtgggacaattgagtaccatattcactctattgacttgttactacctattgaacttaagactagatgtttactagtgttaagataggttaccatcaatgagagaaacactaagggagtttaggtcccatccctcgaaaattcatgctttaatcttgtacggagattaagcgatttgttataacctctcactattgattccatgtgaatcatgcatgccaaaatatagtgttcactttgtgaccacttttctccttaagtacttaagctttgaaaattcaatcataaaagattaattttcacacaactcaaattctcaataattttgataccaagcatatcaaaattaaacactaatttagacaccaaataTGTCTAAGTTACACTTTATTTTAAGACATCAAACACGTCTCAAATTCTCATATTAGAGTAtacacccccacactttcacatttcattatcaagacaatatcttgattttaaaatatagaagaccactttgtctctataactcttttaattaatttctttcttgaaattatttttacttaactttgacaccaaaatatgtcaaaattttacatatgcacatagccaaatttgatttagaatttgaattcaaaatcaaataaattaattaacaatgTCTCAatacattttgattaaatttgtggctcacccccacatttttaccataaagtgtatataaaatatcacttttgtgtattttcctcttcaaatgactctttaaggccactttaaaaataccatttgacatttttagttttctcaacaaaactaaaatatcaaactcacattactacGCATAacataatgtgattatttttactcataattttaaggttatctccttattgagattagcccaaaattataccaaaattaacaaaattctcatcaattttgtttacaactttgattatttaagattcaaaattgcttcactattttttgaatccacattgattcatttacttttgagtctgaaattgctcttccaatttatggctcatttcacaagtttggatccacttttaatccatttgttcttgctatgacaagacaattctcataagtgtaactatcatatagttcacttttcttatctcataatatgagatgattatctcttataatccaataaaagatgtaacttctcaaaagtcatcttttattatctcataaagtgagatgttcaccaccaaattgaaaaagaatttaaaatattctttattcacaaaatagatgataataatttccacatcaatagcaataaacaatattatattattactatcaatattattatcatactatatataactcgtatattaatataaaatgtattttaCTAATTAACATCTCATATGTAGCATacacataatatcaatattaaattaataaatacatatgttacatatctcatatatataacatatatactataatatacatatatatcatatgcacataatatatacattaattacacaactatatatgttacatacctcacacatatataacatatatatgcaCTTTAATACTCatgcatgatatatattatatataatatatgtattatatatgcatgtctcatataaatacatagaaataattatttctacatatttaatctcactaatatatattatggcAGCCGATTTTGTGCCCATATGTGCAAAACACGGATTGGAGTCCGTTGTACGGCAGGGGGGTCCCACCgtacttttaaatattttttaatttttgaaattttggtggtaaCCGGTTGTTGTAGGTGTGGTTACCGGTTaggagtttatttttttaattaaaaaataattaggtaCGAAAAAAGTACAAAATGGTACTGTTTGTGTTAGTTAGAGTACAAAAAGGTACATAAGTCTTCACTGTTCCTGACAGTTGATGGTACGAAAACACTGTAGGCAGTGGGTCCATGTTGTCGGATTAAGGCTATTTTGGTATTTTCCTTCATTCATAAGATCATATGTATTTGTGGGATGGTAATTAAGTACATTATATAGAGTACCGTGTACATTACTTGTTTCTGCGTGATGTTTAGTAAAATTAGTGTACATAatatcacgtaccgagtacaAAATTTCACGTACCGAGTACGTTCATTTACGTTTCGTAGTATAttgtttagaatttttttttttagtgatgaatttatttgttgttatacattgagtttttagttggtgtaattttttaattgtaaatatttcgtatattaaaaattaccagaaaaatatattttttcacctTATAAGATTCAGTTTTTTTTCCTAGGCATAATTTAGTTGTTCgtcaataataattttgagatttggTGAAGATGAGAGAACTACCTTAAACACACCAAACATAACAAGAAGTATATAAATGTAGAATTTTTGAAGCAATAAGTAGAGTCATAAACGTTAAAACAACAATGGCTAAAAGTAGCTAGTTATAAGAATGACCATAGTAAGACTCTTGTGTGGAGGAAGGCCGTTCCGGGAAATACGCGTTGGAGTGGTCATTGAATGAATCAGATGCTGGTTGATTGTTTGGAGGTTGTTGCCCCTGAGATCCAGTGTTATGTTGACGATTTGGGCACCGTCGATAATCATGGTCTGATGAGCGACAAATGCGACaatgtcttgagtttcttgggaTCTGCTCCCCGTTTGGTCCTTCCCTTGTATTTCCCGTACCCTTTGTTCTCACAACTTCGGGGTCTTTAATAATGTTGGGGTTGCTACGATATCTTCCAGGTTGTGGCGTCTCTCCTTCCGGATTGGAATTCAAGTCAAATTCTTCCTTGAACATTAGAGTTAGCCGTTCAAGCTCTTCCTTTGCACAGTTGTACGAGTCCTCTGATTTTGCTGCATAGAAAGTGAAGTTATAAGTCAGTGAACTGAGAGATCCAAACCTAGCCATCTCGTAAATGTGCTGTTGTGGCTGTGCTGGCGGGTTAaaatgtaggtggagatttaTCTTTGCGGATTTGCTCCATCACTTCATGAGAAGAGAATTAGGTATTCTTCTCATGTTTAATCTTTTCATTGTAGCCCATAAATGTCTACAAGGGTACCCTTGACTTTCATAGAGCAAGCAACTACAGTGTAGTGCTCTTCGGCCTTCACAGTAATGAACTCGGTATTGGACGTCCGGATGCTGGAACTTTCCAATGGTGAATATCTGCCACTCTCCTTCTTGCTCTTGAGTTATGACAAAATAGTTATTCTCTAAATCAAGCTGCTCAGCAACCTTGTGGTACATAGttcttgtgtagaattcagCACATTGTTTGTAGTAAGTGGTCAAGCATGTAGGATTAGGTGGGTGAGGTCGTGTGCATCTGCTTTTGAAGTCATTTGCAGTCTCGTTGTGTCTGAGCTTTGAGACTGTCATATCTATGGTTGTTACAAATTCACGCAAGCAATAATTCTTCTCTAAAAATTTTTTTAGAGCGGAGTTGATGGATTCGCAACGTTGTGTGGTTCTCATTCCTGCAACGAATGAACCCCTTAAATAAGTTTCTGCCCATTGTTGTCTTGACTCGAATGTTGTTTGACACCATTCATTATCTGTTAGTTGTTGGGTTTGGATGACGTCTAACCATCTTGCTTCAAATTCTTCCTCCTCGTAGTAGTTGTACATGAGATCCTTAAATGTTTTTAAGAAGATCGGATCTTTAACCTTTTTCGAAGCATTTGTATTGAGATGCCAAGCGCAGAGACGGTGCGTAACATCGGGCATGTGTTCAACGATAGCCTGTTTCATGGCCGCATCTTGGTCAGTAACTACAACATTTGGCTTCTTATCTCCATGGCATTCTAGAAATTTTTGAAGTAGTCAAGAATATGATGGAAGCTTCTCGTGGAGGAGGAGAGCAAATCTGAAGATGCATGTGTTGAAATGGTGGTTGACGCCAATGAGAACAG is a genomic window of Cannabis sativa cultivar Pink pepper isolate KNU-18-1 chromosome 9, ASM2916894v1, whole genome shotgun sequence containing:
- the LOC133031314 gene encoding protein FAR1-RELATED SEQUENCE 5-like, giving the protein MKQAIVEHMPDVTHRLCAWHLNTNASKKVKDPIFLKTFKDLMYNYYEEEEFEARWLDVIQTQQLTDNEWCQTTFESRQQWAETYLRGSFVAGMRTTQRCESINSALKKFLEKNYCLREFVTTIDMTVSKLRHNETANDFKSRCTRPHPPNPTCLTTYYKQCAEFYTRTMYHKVAEQLDLENNYFVITQEQEGEWQIFTIGKFQHPDVQYRVHYCEGRRALHCSCLLYESQGYPCRHLWATMKRLNMRRIPNSLLMK